A window from Streptomyces sp. NBC_00271 encodes these proteins:
- a CDS encoding sucrase ferredoxin — protein sequence MSTCTTASRDLDEPLAGTAATARTWLLLEQPGPWGAKALTSSHLDPALGRALEAAAQGTGVRIALIRRPGRHADCGTPAERQVYAAHTTPGNVWLHSATTCAPERLLDLDFTALGTGDPRTFDAALQGRLHTGDPLALVCTNGKRDRCCALLGRPLAAELAASGVAGAWEVTHLGGHRFSPTLLVLPYGYAYGRAEAHAVKEILEGVRDGRVVTEGCRGNSAWERPGQAAELAVRRACGEHAAEALGVVRTQGAAPRWEVTVAHTDGRLWRVIVAQGASLPPRPESCGSALGSPARMDVVAVREMPRATIPVAC from the coding sequence GTGAGTACGTGCACGACCGCGTCCCGGGACCTCGACGAGCCCCTCGCAGGAACCGCGGCGACCGCGAGGACATGGCTGCTCCTCGAACAGCCGGGCCCCTGGGGTGCCAAGGCGCTCACGTCGAGCCACCTGGACCCGGCGCTCGGCCGCGCGCTCGAAGCCGCGGCCCAGGGCACCGGGGTGCGGATCGCACTCATCCGCCGCCCCGGGCGGCACGCCGACTGCGGTACGCCCGCCGAGCGCCAGGTGTACGCGGCTCACACCACCCCGGGCAACGTGTGGCTGCACAGCGCCACGACGTGCGCTCCTGAGCGGTTGCTCGACCTGGACTTCACCGCGCTCGGCACGGGAGACCCGCGCACCTTCGACGCGGCTCTCCAGGGTCGGCTCCACACGGGCGACCCGCTCGCGCTCGTCTGCACCAACGGCAAGCGCGACCGCTGCTGCGCGCTCCTGGGCCGCCCCCTCGCGGCGGAACTCGCCGCCTCGGGCGTGGCGGGCGCGTGGGAGGTCACCCATCTCGGCGGCCACCGCTTCTCGCCCACCCTGCTCGTCCTGCCGTACGGATACGCCTATGGGCGGGCCGAGGCCCACGCGGTCAAGGAGATCCTCGAAGGCGTGCGGGACGGCCGCGTCGTCACGGAGGGCTGCCGTGGCAACTCGGCGTGGGAGCGGCCCGGGCAGGCGGCGGAGCTGGCCGTGCGCAGGGCCTGCGGGGAGCACGCCGCGGAAGCCCTCGGCGTGGTCCGCACGCAGGGCGCGGCGCCGCGCTGGGAGGTGACCGTCGCCCACACCGACGGGCGCCTGTGGCGCGTCATCGTCGCGCAGGGCGCCTCACTGCCGCCCCGCCCGGAGAGCTGCGGTTCGGCGCTGGGTTCCCCGGCCCGGATGGACGTGGTGGCCGTACGGGAGATGCCCCGGGCCACGATCCCCGTAGCCTGCTGA
- a CDS encoding citrate synthase has product MRDHGPAGSTHEGHEGPGGPEGPGGRGGHEGRRLSTRETAELLGVKPETVYAYVSRGQLGSRRDPGGRGSTFDAKEVEALARRNRRDSSGSSSTGGELSVRTRITLIDKDRYYYRGVDATELAARHSYEEIAEWLWTGELRPGVTFTAPEASVTAARRAVDALPEHSGPTDRLRVAAIAASAADPLRFDLSESAVLGTARTLIPTLVAALPTLRHDHRDEGPLAHRLWGRLTGRTPDEASLRVLDTALGLLVDHDLAASTLAVRVAASARAHPYAAVSAGLGVLEGPLHGAASGLAHRLLLDVLDQGTAAPVVADELRAGRRVPGLGHRLYPGEDPRARALFALLEEVPGAAPALTAAQDIVTTTARHTPLHANVDLALAVLTVSSGMSASAGETVFAVARTAGWIAHTLEEYEARPLRMRPSGHYVGARPPQPLPE; this is encoded by the coding sequence ATGAGGGATCACGGACCGGCAGGGTCGACGCACGAGGGACACGAAGGACCTGGAGGGCCTGAAGGGCCTGGAGGGCGCGGAGGCCACGAAGGCCGGCGGCTCAGCACCAGGGAGACCGCCGAGCTGCTCGGCGTGAAGCCCGAGACCGTGTACGCGTATGTGAGTCGCGGTCAGCTCGGCAGCCGACGCGACCCCGGAGGCCGCGGCAGCACCTTCGACGCCAAGGAGGTGGAGGCACTCGCCCGGCGCAACAGGCGTGATTCCAGCGGGAGTTCGAGCACCGGCGGCGAACTGTCCGTCCGTACCCGCATCACGCTCATCGACAAGGACCGGTACTACTACCGCGGCGTCGACGCGACCGAACTGGCCGCGCGTCACTCCTACGAAGAGATCGCCGAATGGCTGTGGACCGGAGAGCTGCGCCCCGGCGTCACGTTCACCGCCCCGGAGGCGTCCGTCACCGCCGCCCGCCGCGCCGTGGACGCGCTGCCCGAGCACAGCGGCCCCACGGACCGGCTCCGGGTCGCCGCGATCGCCGCCTCGGCCGCCGATCCACTGCGCTTCGACCTCTCGGAGAGCGCCGTCCTCGGCACCGCGCGCACCCTCATCCCCACCCTCGTCGCCGCCCTCCCGACCCTGCGTCACGACCACCGCGACGAAGGCCCGCTGGCCCACAGACTGTGGGGACGCCTCACCGGCCGGACTCCCGACGAGGCGTCACTGCGCGTGCTGGACACGGCACTCGGCCTGCTCGTCGACCACGACCTGGCCGCCTCGACACTCGCGGTGCGGGTCGCCGCCTCGGCACGGGCGCACCCGTACGCCGCCGTCTCGGCGGGCCTCGGCGTGCTCGAAGGCCCCCTGCACGGCGCGGCCAGCGGCCTCGCCCACCGGCTGCTCCTCGACGTCCTCGACCAGGGCACCGCGGCCCCCGTGGTCGCCGACGAACTGCGCGCCGGGCGCCGTGTCCCCGGGCTCGGCCACCGGCTCTACCCCGGCGAGGACCCACGCGCGCGTGCCCTGTTCGCCCTCCTGGAGGAGGTCCCGGGCGCGGCGCCCGCCCTGACGGCGGCCCAGGACATCGTGACCACCACCGCCCGGCACACTCCCCTGCACGCCAATGTCGACCTGGCGCTGGCCGTCCTCACGGTCTCCTCCGGCATGTCCGCCTCCGCCGGAGAGACGGTTTTCGCCGTCGCCCGAACAGCAGGATGGATCGCCCACACCCTGGAGGAGTACGAGGCACGCCCACTGCGCATGCGCCCGAGCGGCCACTACGTAGGAGCGCGACCGCCGCAGCCGCTCCCCGAGTGA
- a CDS encoding citrate synthase/methylcitrate synthase, with protein sequence MPNNRAATAPSFTPVDVPRGLSGVVVTDTALGDVRGREGFYHYRQYSAVELAQTRGFEDVWHLLVHGELPDAARGAAFAARTAALRGLPEEVRVALPAIAAATGPSGPLAGLRTALSLLGASLGFRPVYDVDVDRRRADTLAACAAVPTLLTALYRLGRGLEPVEPRDDLPYAANYLYMLTGSEPDPARARAVEQYLISTIDHGFNASTFTARVIASTGADVAACLVGAVGALSGPLHGGAPSRALDTLDAIGTSDRIDSWIRERVLAGDRIMGFGHAVYRTEDPRSRMLRGIARQFGGSLVDFAVEVEHRVEAILAELKPGRELHTNVEFYAGVVMELCGLPREMFTPTFAAARVVGWSANILEQAEDPKIIRPAARYVGPVPPVAVPMAG encoded by the coding sequence ATGCCGAACAACCGGGCCGCGACCGCACCGTCCTTCACTCCTGTCGACGTACCGAGAGGACTCTCGGGCGTCGTCGTCACCGACACCGCACTGGGTGACGTCAGGGGGCGGGAGGGCTTTTACCACTACCGCCAGTACTCGGCCGTCGAACTCGCGCAGACCCGCGGGTTCGAGGACGTCTGGCATCTACTGGTCCACGGTGAACTGCCGGACGCGGCGCGCGGTGCCGCCTTCGCCGCCCGGACCGCGGCACTGCGTGGGCTGCCGGAGGAGGTGCGCGTGGCGCTGCCGGCGATCGCCGCGGCGACCGGACCGTCCGGACCGCTCGCGGGACTGCGGACCGCGTTGTCACTGCTCGGCGCGTCGTTGGGGTTCCGCCCTGTGTACGACGTCGACGTCGACCGGCGTCGCGCGGACACGCTCGCGGCGTGTGCGGCCGTGCCGACGCTGCTCACCGCGCTGTATCGGCTCGGGCGGGGGCTGGAGCCGGTGGAACCGCGTGACGACCTGCCGTACGCAGCGAACTACCTCTACATGCTGACGGGCTCGGAGCCGGACCCGGCGCGGGCCCGGGCGGTCGAGCAGTACTTGATATCAACCATTGATCACGGATTCAATGCGTCAACCTTCACCGCGCGGGTGATCGCGTCCACGGGGGCGGACGTGGCCGCGTGCCTGGTGGGCGCGGTCGGGGCGCTGTCGGGCCCGCTGCACGGTGGTGCGCCGAGCCGGGCCCTGGACACCCTCGACGCGATCGGTACTTCCGACCGCATCGACTCCTGGATCCGTGAACGAGTCCTCGCGGGCGATCGCATCATGGGCTTCGGACATGCGGTGTACCGCACCGAGGACCCCCGCTCCCGCATGCTCCGCGGTATCGCCCGGCAGTTCGGCGGTTCTCTGGTCGATTTCGCCGTCGAGGTCGAACACCGGGTGGAGGCGATCCTGGCCGAGCTGAAGCCCGGCCGCGAACTCCACACCAACGTGGAGTTCTACGCGGGCGTGGTCATGGAACTGTGCGGTCTCCCACGGGAGATGTTCACTCCCACCTTCGCCGCGGCCCGCGTCGTCGGCTGGAGCGCCAACATCCTGGAACAGGCGGAGGACCCGAAGATCATCCGTCCGGCGGCGCGGTATGTGGGGCCGGTTCCGCCGGTGGCGGTGCCGATGGCCGGCTGA
- a CDS encoding DUF6082 family protein → MATQNSAIRRLGSGAWAKLALAANAVAERSSRQRRRAVLTEQHRLHFDLLCKAMDDPALAAVLNTYETEISSEEQRQYLFANALYINALYFHRIGALTRAELHGHFRIMCQNQIFRAYWVATEHHRKSLPDSSEEAELGRMMDSLIQDQTDSDTDEWWVVGEPDEETP, encoded by the coding sequence ATGGCCACACAGAATTCCGCGATACGGAGGCTTGGCTCAGGTGCCTGGGCCAAGCTCGCCCTCGCAGCCAACGCCGTCGCGGAACGCAGCTCACGGCAGCGCAGGCGCGCCGTGCTCACCGAGCAGCACCGGCTCCATTTCGATCTGTTGTGCAAGGCCATGGACGATCCCGCCCTCGCCGCCGTCCTGAACACGTACGAGACGGAGATCAGCTCCGAGGAGCAGCGGCAGTACCTCTTCGCCAACGCGCTCTACATCAACGCCCTGTATTTCCACCGGATCGGGGCTCTGACGCGTGCGGAGCTGCACGGCCACTTCCGCATCATGTGTCAGAACCAGATCTTCCGGGCGTACTGGGTGGCGACGGAACACCACCGCAAGAGCCTGCCCGACTCCTCCGAAGAGGCCGAACTGGGCCGGATGATGGACAGCCTGATCCAGGATCAGACTGATTCCGACACCGACGAATGGTGGGTCGTGGGGGAGCCGGACGAAGAGACGCCCTGA
- a CDS encoding CobW family GTP-binding protein, whose protein sequence is MDQTSGDQVHGDGASARQIPVVVLAGFLGSGKTTLLNHLLHRSGGSRIGAVVNDFGAIEIDAMAVAGALGDSTVSLGNGCLCCAVDASELDEYLGRLTRPSARIDVIVIEASGLAEPQELVRMVLASEHPRIVYGGLVEVVDAAEFDAAREKHPEIDRHLALADLVVVNKIDRAEDGERVLRTVRGLVDRAAVVPATYGRVDPEFLFDCRPSEERIGQLSFDDLHRHDESGPQGHHDHLHSAYESLSFSSEVPLGPRELMNFLDSRPEGLYRIKGYVDFGVQDRDNRYAVHAVGRFLRFYPEPWALAEPRLTQLVLIGSGIDTAALAKELEACQEDVPHADEHSMWGVLRYVQDSHVQDRYVQDSHVQDEEPDGLEETG, encoded by the coding sequence ATCGACCAGACCTCAGGTGACCAGGTCCACGGCGACGGAGCTTCCGCCCGGCAGATCCCGGTCGTCGTCCTCGCCGGCTTCCTCGGCTCAGGCAAGACCACCCTGCTCAACCACCTCCTGCACCGCAGCGGAGGCAGCCGCATCGGCGCCGTCGTCAACGACTTCGGGGCGATCGAGATCGATGCGATGGCCGTGGCCGGGGCGCTGGGGGACTCCACCGTCTCGCTGGGGAACGGATGCCTGTGCTGCGCCGTTGACGCCAGCGAGCTCGACGAGTATCTCGGTCGGCTGACCAGGCCCTCGGCTCGTATCGACGTCATCGTCATCGAGGCGAGCGGCCTCGCCGAGCCGCAGGAGCTCGTGCGGATGGTGCTGGCCAGCGAGCATCCGCGGATCGTCTACGGAGGGCTCGTCGAGGTGGTCGACGCGGCCGAGTTCGACGCTGCGCGCGAGAAGCATCCCGAGATCGACCGGCACCTCGCCCTCGCCGACCTCGTCGTCGTCAACAAGATCGACCGAGCCGAGGACGGCGAGCGCGTGCTGCGCACCGTACGCGGGCTTGTCGACCGGGCCGCCGTCGTGCCCGCCACCTACGGCCGCGTCGATCCCGAGTTCCTCTTCGACTGCAGGCCGAGCGAGGAGCGCATCGGGCAGCTGTCCTTCGACGACCTCCACCGGCACGACGAGAGCGGTCCCCAGGGGCACCACGACCACCTGCACTCCGCCTACGAATCCCTCTCCTTCAGCTCCGAAGTGCCGCTCGGTCCGCGGGAGTTGATGAACTTCCTCGACAGTAGGCCCGAGGGGCTCTACCGCATCAAGGGCTACGTCGATTTCGGCGTCCAGGACCGGGACAACCGGTACGCCGTGCATGCCGTCGGGCGGTTTCTGCGCTTCTACCCGGAGCCCTGGGCCTTGGCCGAGCCGCGCCTCACCCAGCTCGTGCTGATCGGCTCCGGCATCGACACCGCGGCTCTGGCCAAGGAGTTGGAGGCGTGCCAAGAGGACGTCCCACACGCCGACGAACACAGCATGTGGGGCGTCCTCCGCTACGTGCAGGACAGCCACGTACAAGACCGCTACGTGCAGGACAGCCACGTACAGGACGAGGAGCCCGACGGTCTCGAAGAGACCGGTTGA
- a CDS encoding DNA gyrase/topoisomerase IV subunit A, which yields MARRSTKTPPPDDSYEEKILDIDVVDEMQGSFLEYAYSVIYSRALPDARDGLKPVHRRIVYQMNEMGLRPDRGYVKCARVVGEVMGKLHPHGDASIYDALVRLAQPFSMRLPLVDGHGNFGSLGNDDPPAAMRYTECRMADATSLMTESIDEDTVDFAPNYDGQEQEPDVLPAAYPNLLVNGSSGIAVGMATNMPPHNLGEVIAAARHLIRYPGADLDTLMKYVPGPDLPTGGRIVGLTGIRDAYESGRGTFKIRATVSVEDVTARRKGLVVTELPFTVGPEKVISKIKDLVNAKKLQGIADVKDLTDRSHGLRLVIEIKNGFVPEAVLEQLYKLTPMEESFGINNVALVDGQPLTLGLKELLEVYLDHRFNVVRRRSEFRRGKKRDRLHLVEGLLVALLDIDEVIRLIRSSDNSAQAKERLIEHFSLSEIQTQYILDTPLRRLTRFDRIELESERDRLNGEIDELTGILDSDAELRKLVSGELAAVAKKFGTDRRTVLLESAGTPAATVSLQVADDPCRVLLSSTGLLARTANGDPFGEAEDAKRTKHDLIVSAVPATARGEIGAVTSSGRLLRLNVIDLPQLPETASAPNLSGGAPITEFLSSLEPDETVVCLTTLDESSPGLAIGTEQGVVKRVVPDYPSNKEELEVITLKDGDRIVGAVELRTGEEDLVFITDDAQLLRYQASQVRPQGRAAGGMTGIKLTEGAKVISFTAVDPAVDAVVFTVAGSRGTLDDSVQTTAKLTPFDQYPRKGRATGGVRCQRFLKGEDCLSLAWAGAVPARAAQKNGTPAELPEIDPRRDGSGVSLAKTVSVVAGPV from the coding sequence ATGGCCCGCCGCAGCACGAAGACCCCGCCGCCCGACGACTCGTACGAGGAGAAGATCCTCGACATCGACGTCGTGGACGAGATGCAGGGCTCCTTCCTCGAATACGCGTACTCGGTCATCTATTCGCGAGCCCTGCCGGACGCCCGTGACGGCCTCAAGCCCGTGCACCGCCGCATCGTGTACCAGATGAACGAGATGGGGCTGCGCCCCGACCGCGGCTATGTGAAGTGCGCCCGCGTCGTCGGCGAGGTCATGGGTAAGCTCCACCCGCACGGCGACGCGTCGATCTACGACGCGTTGGTGCGCCTGGCCCAGCCGTTCTCCATGCGCCTGCCGCTGGTCGACGGCCACGGCAACTTCGGCTCGCTCGGCAATGACGACCCGCCGGCCGCCATGCGTTACACCGAGTGCCGGATGGCCGACGCCACGTCACTGATGACCGAGTCCATCGACGAGGACACGGTCGATTTCGCGCCGAACTACGACGGCCAGGAGCAGGAGCCGGACGTCCTCCCGGCGGCGTACCCGAACCTGCTGGTCAACGGCTCGTCCGGGATCGCCGTCGGTATGGCGACGAACATGCCGCCGCACAACCTCGGCGAGGTCATCGCGGCCGCCCGCCACCTGATCCGCTATCCGGGCGCCGACCTGGACACGCTGATGAAGTACGTGCCGGGCCCCGACCTGCCCACGGGCGGCCGGATCGTCGGCCTGACCGGGATCAGGGACGCCTACGAGTCGGGCCGCGGCACCTTCAAGATCCGCGCCACGGTGTCGGTGGAGGACGTCACGGCGCGCCGCAAGGGCCTCGTCGTCACCGAACTGCCCTTCACCGTCGGCCCGGAGAAGGTGATCAGCAAGATCAAGGACCTGGTCAACGCCAAGAAGCTCCAGGGCATCGCCGACGTCAAGGACCTCACCGACCGCTCGCACGGACTGCGCCTGGTCATCGAGATCAAGAACGGCTTCGTGCCGGAAGCGGTCCTGGAGCAGCTCTACAAGCTGACGCCGATGGAAGAGTCCTTCGGCATCAACAACGTGGCGTTGGTGGACGGTCAGCCGCTCACCCTGGGCCTCAAGGAGCTCCTCGAGGTCTATCTCGACCACCGCTTCAACGTCGTGCGCCGCCGCAGTGAGTTCCGCCGCGGCAAGAAGCGCGACCGTCTCCACCTGGTCGAGGGCCTCCTCGTCGCCCTCCTGGACATCGACGAGGTCATCCGCCTCATCCGCTCCAGCGACAACTCGGCGCAGGCGAAGGAGCGCCTGATCGAGCACTTCTCCCTCTCCGAGATCCAGACGCAGTACATCCTGGACACGCCGCTGCGCCGCCTGACCAGGTTCGACCGCATCGAGCTGGAGTCGGAGCGCGACCGGCTCAACGGCGAGATCGACGAGCTGACCGGCATCCTCGACTCGGACGCCGAGCTGCGCAAGCTGGTCTCCGGAGAACTGGCCGCGGTCGCCAAGAAGTTCGGCACCGACCGGCGCACGGTGCTTCTGGAGTCCGCGGGCACCCCCGCCGCGACGGTCTCGCTCCAGGTGGCCGACGACCCGTGCCGGGTGCTGCTGTCCTCGACGGGCCTGCTGGCTCGTACGGCCAACGGCGACCCCTTCGGGGAGGCCGAGGACGCCAAGCGCACCAAGCACGACCTGATCGTCTCCGCGGTGCCGGCGACGGCCCGCGGCGAGATCGGGGCGGTCACGTCCTCGGGCCGACTGCTCCGGCTGAACGTGATCGACCTGCCGCAGCTGCCGGAGACGGCGTCGGCGCCCAACCTCTCCGGAGGCGCGCCGATCACGGAGTTCCTGTCCTCCCTGGAGCCGGACGAGACGGTGGTCTGTCTGACGACGCTCGACGAGTCCTCGCCCGGTCTGGCGATCGGCACCGAGCAGGGCGTCGTGAAGCGTGTGGTCCCCGACTACCCCTCGAACAAGGAGGAGTTGGAGGTCATCACCCTCAAGGACGGCGACCGGATCGTCGGCGCGGTCGAACTGCGCACCGGCGAGGAGGACCTGGTCTTCATCACCGACGACGCCCAGCTGCTGCGCTACCAGGCCTCGCAGGTCCGCCCGCAGGGCCGGGCGGCGGGCGGCATGACGGGCATCAAGCTCACCGAGGGCGCGAAGGTGATCTCCTTCACCGCGGTCGACCCGGCGGTGGACGCGGTGGTCTTCACGGTGGCGGGCTCACGCGGCACGCTGGACGACTCCGTCCAGACCACGGCCAAGCTGACGCCCTTCGACCAGTACCCGCGCAAGGGCCGCGCCACGGGTGGCGTGCGCTGCCAGCGGTTCCTGAAGGGCGAGGACTGCCTGTCGCTGGCCTGGGCGGGCGCGGTTCCGGCCCGGGCCGCGCAGAAGAACGGCACACCGGCCGAGCTGCCGGAGATCGACCCGCGCCGTGACGGCTCGGGGGTGTCGCTGGCGAAGACGGTGTCGGTGGTGGCGGGCCCGGTGTAG
- a CDS encoding M16 family metallopeptidase, with amino-acid sequence MPMGHTATAEAGSGGLTATEHRLANGLRVVLSEDHLTPVAAVCLWYDVGSRHEVKGRTGLAHLFEHLMFQGSGQVKGNGHFELVQGAGGSLNGTTSFERTNYFETMPAHQLELALWLEADRMGSLLAALDDESMENQRDVVKNERRQRYDNVPYGTAFEKLTALAYPEGHPYHHTPIGSMADLDAATLEDARAFFRTYYAPNNAVISVVGDIDPRQTLAWIEKYFGSIPGHDGKPAPRDGSLPEVIGGQLREVVEEEVPARALMAAYRLPEDGTRAADAADVALTILGGGESSRLYNRLVRRDRTAVAAGFGVLRLAGAPSLGWLDVKTSGDVEVPVIESAVDAELARFAEEGPTDEEMERAQAQLEREWLDRLGTVAGRADELCRYAVLFGDPQLALTAVQRVLDITAEEVQEVAKARLRPDNRAVLVYEPVAAGTTEEDEEAAK; translated from the coding sequence ATGCCCATGGGTCACACGGCCACAGCTGAGGCAGGCTCCGGCGGCCTGACAGCGACCGAGCACCGCCTGGCCAACGGCCTGCGCGTGGTGCTCTCCGAGGACCATCTGACCCCGGTCGCGGCGGTGTGCCTCTGGTACGACGTCGGCTCACGGCACGAGGTCAAGGGCCGTACCGGCCTTGCTCACCTTTTCGAGCACCTGATGTTCCAGGGCTCCGGCCAGGTGAAGGGCAACGGCCACTTCGAACTGGTGCAGGGCGCGGGCGGCTCCCTCAACGGAACGACCAGTTTCGAGCGCACCAACTACTTCGAGACGATGCCCGCCCACCAGCTGGAGCTCGCCCTCTGGCTGGAGGCCGACCGCATGGGCTCGCTGCTGGCCGCACTCGACGACGAGTCCATGGAGAACCAGCGGGACGTCGTCAAGAACGAGCGCCGCCAGCGTTACGACAACGTGCCCTACGGCACCGCCTTCGAGAAGCTGACCGCGCTCGCCTACCCCGAGGGCCACCCGTACCACCACACCCCGATCGGGTCGATGGCGGACCTGGACGCGGCGACCCTGGAGGACGCCCGCGCCTTCTTCCGCACCTACTACGCGCCGAACAACGCGGTGATCTCCGTGGTCGGGGACATCGACCCGCGGCAGACGCTCGCGTGGATCGAGAAGTACTTCGGCTCCATCCCCGGGCACGACGGAAAGCCCGCCCCGCGCGACGGCTCGCTGCCCGAGGTCATCGGCGGGCAGCTGCGCGAGGTCGTCGAGGAGGAGGTCCCGGCGCGCGCTCTGATGGCCGCCTACCGGCTCCCGGAGGACGGCACGCGCGCGGCCGACGCGGCTGACGTGGCGCTCACCATCCTCGGCGGTGGCGAGTCGTCCCGGCTCTACAACCGGCTCGTACGCCGCGACCGCACCGCCGTCGCGGCAGGGTTCGGCGTGCTGCGGCTCGCCGGAGCGCCCTCCCTGGGCTGGCTGGACGTGAAGACGTCCGGTGACGTCGAGGTCCCGGTGATCGAGTCCGCCGTCGACGCGGAGCTCGCCCGGTTCGCCGAGGAGGGCCCCACGGACGAGGAGATGGAGCGCGCCCAGGCCCAGTTGGAGCGCGAGTGGCTGGACCGGCTCGGCACGGTCGCGGGCCGCGCCGACGAACTGTGCCGGTACGCCGTCCTGTTCGGCGACCCGCAGCTCGCCCTGACGGCCGTACAGCGCGTCCTGGACATCACGGCCGAGGAGGTCCAGGAGGTCGCGAAGGCCCGCCTGCGCCCCGACAACCGCGCGGTGCTCGTGTACGAGCCGGTCGCTGCCGGCACCACCGAAGAGGACGAGGAGGCGGCGAAGTGA
- a CDS encoding M16 family metallopeptidase, with product MTELATMDFHPQPQAGQPKPWAFPAPERGTLDNGLTVLRCHRPGQQVVAVEVLLAAPLEAEPAGLDGVATIMARAFSEGTDKLSAEEFAAELERCGATLDAHADHPGVRLSLEVPVSRLPKALGLLADALRAPAFADSEVERLVRNRLDEIPHETANPARRAAKELSKELFPATSRMSRPRQGTEETVQKIDSAAVRAFFDKHVRPATSTAVIVGDLTGVDLDALLAETLGDWTGSSAEPRPVPSVAADDTGRVIIVDRPGAVQTQLLIGRVGADRHDRVWPAQVLGTYCLGGTLTSRLDRVLREEKGYTYGVRAFGQVLRAAPDGTGIAMLAISGSVDTPNTGPALDDLWKVLRTLAAEGLTDAERDIAVQNLVGVAPLKFETAAAVAGTLADQVEQYLPDDYQATLYQQLAATGTVEATAAAVSAFPVDRLVTVLVGDAAQIQEPVKALGIGEVTVVPAE from the coding sequence GTGACCGAGCTCGCCACCATGGACTTCCACCCGCAGCCCCAGGCGGGTCAGCCCAAGCCCTGGGCCTTCCCGGCGCCCGAGCGCGGCACGCTGGACAACGGCCTGACCGTGCTGCGCTGCCACCGCCCCGGCCAGCAGGTCGTCGCCGTCGAGGTGTTGCTCGCCGCGCCGCTCGAGGCCGAGCCCGCGGGCCTCGACGGCGTCGCCACGATCATGGCGCGCGCCTTCTCCGAGGGCACCGACAAGCTCTCCGCCGAGGAGTTCGCCGCCGAGCTGGAGCGCTGCGGCGCCACCCTCGACGCGCACGCCGACCACCCCGGCGTGCGGCTGTCGCTCGAAGTGCCCGTCTCGCGCCTGCCCAAGGCGCTCGGGCTGCTCGCCGACGCCCTGAGGGCACCGGCGTTCGCGGACAGCGAGGTCGAGCGGCTGGTGCGCAACCGGCTCGACGAGATCCCGCACGAGACGGCCAACCCGGCCCGGCGGGCCGCCAAGGAGCTCTCCAAGGAGCTGTTCCCGGCGACCTCGCGCATGTCGCGCCCGCGCCAGGGCACCGAGGAGACCGTCCAGAAGATCGACTCGGCGGCCGTACGCGCCTTCTTCGACAAGCACGTACGTCCCGCCACGTCCACCGCTGTGATCGTCGGCGACCTGACCGGCGTCGACCTCGACGCGCTGCTCGCCGAGACGCTCGGCGACTGGACCGGTTCGTCCGCCGAGCCGCGCCCCGTGCCGTCGGTGGCCGCCGACGACACCGGCCGTGTGATCATCGTGGACCGCCCCGGCGCGGTCCAGACGCAGCTGCTCATCGGCCGCGTCGGCGCCGACCGGCACGACCGTGTGTGGCCCGCCCAGGTGCTCGGCACGTACTGCCTCGGTGGCACCCTCACCTCGCGCCTGGACCGCGTCCTGCGCGAGGAAAAGGGCTACACCTACGGTGTGCGGGCGTTCGGCCAGGTCCTGCGCGCCGCGCCGGACGGAACCGGTATCGCGATGCTCGCCATCAGCGGCTCCGTGGACACCCCGAACACCGGCCCGGCGCTCGACGACCTCTGGAAGGTGCTGCGCACCCTCGCCGCCGAGGGCCTGACGGACGCCGAGCGCGACATCGCCGTACAGAACCTGGTGGGGGTGGCGCCCCTCAAGTTCGAGACCGCGGCGGCCGTCGCGGGCACGCTCGCGGACCAGGTCGAGCAGTACCTGCCGGACGACTACCAGGCGACGCTGTACCAGCAGCTCGCCGCGACCGGCACCGTGGAGGCCACCGCGGCCGCCGTGAGCGCCTTCCCGGTGGACCGTCTGGTGACCGTCCTCGTCGGCGACGCCGCGCAGATCCAGGAGCCCGTCAAGGCCCTCGGAATCGGTGAAGTGACCGTCGTTCCGGCGGAGTAG